One segment of Brassica napus cultivar Da-Ae chromosome C3, Da-Ae, whole genome shotgun sequence DNA contains the following:
- the LOC106386893 gene encoding DNA-directed RNA polymerase III subunit RPC10, with protein sequence MEFCPTCGNLLRYGQSQFFCSTCPYIARIERQVEIKKKQLLVKKSIDAVVKKDDIPKGPETEAPCPRCGHDKAYFKTMQIRSADEPESRFYRCVKCEQTWREE encoded by the exons ATGGAGTTCTGTCCAACATGTGGGAACTTGCTGCGTTACGGTCAATCACAGTTCTTCTGCTCGACATGTCCTTACATCGCCCGCATAGAAAGACAG GTTGAGATAAAGAAGAAGCAATTGCTGGTTAAGAAATCCATTGACGCAGTTGTGAAGAAAGATGATATACCAAAAGGACCTGAAACTGAAG CACCGTGTCCAAGATGCGGACACGACAAGGCATACTTCAAAACAATGCAGATTCGTTCAGCGGATGAGCCAGAATCGAGATTTTATAGATGCGTCAAGTGCGAGCAAACTTGGCGCGAGGAATGA